The DNA region CGCCCGCACGGTGCCCAGCACGAGCGCCGCCGGCGCCGTGCCGAGGAAGATGTCGGCGCCGCCGACCACCACGGTGACGAAGGCCTCCATGATGAAGGTCGTCCCCATGGTCGGCACGATGGTCATGGTCGGCGCGTAGAGCCCGCCCGCGAGGCCCGCCAGCGCCGCGCCGAGGCCGAAGGTCAGGGCGTAGACCGTGCGGGTGTCGACCCCGAGGGCCTCGGCCATGTGCGGCACCTGGATGGTGGCGCGGGCGAGCGTCCCGAAGCGGGTGGCGTTGAAGGCGAGGTAGAGCCCGGCCAGCACCGCCACGGCGGCGACCATCAGCACCACGCGGTAGGTCGAGTAGGAGTAGCCGCCGACCGTGAAGCTGCCGAGCGGCGTGCCGATCCCCGGCATGCTGGAGCCCAGCAGGATCAGCGTGCCCTGCGTCGCCGCGAGGCTGATGCCCCAGGTCGCCACGATCGTGTCGAGGGGCCGACCGTAGAGGTGGCGGATGACGAGGCGCTCCATCACCATGCCGACGGCGCCGGCCGCGAGCGCGCCGGCCAGGATGCCCAGCGGCAGCGGCAGCCCGGCCCGCGTGGTCGCCGCCGTGACGTAGGCGCCGCACATGATCAGTTCGCCGTGCGCGAGGTTGATCACGCCCATCATGCCGAACACCACCGCGAGGCCGCAGGCGGAGAGGACCAGGAACGAGAACGCGTCGCCGATCTGGTAGAGGAACGTGAAGGCGTGGGTCAGCAGATCCATCCGGAGGCCCGATCGTGATGGCTTGTGGGCCGGGGCCTCGGCCCCGGCGATGTCGCGTCGACTCCGGCCCGGGGCCGCGGCGCGCGGGAACCCGTCCCGGCAGCTCAGGGCTTCGGCGGGTTGCTCGGTGTGTACTGCGCCATCGGATCCTTCTTGGTCAGGTCGCAGCCGGCCTTCCCGAGCCAGTAGGGCTGGATGCCGTCCCAGGTCTTCGGGAAGGAGATCGCGTGCTTCTCGTCGACCTTCGCGAGGTAGATCGTGTGGGAGGCGTGCTGGCTCTTCGGGTCGATGCAGACCTTGCCCTCCGGCGCGTCCACGCAGACATCGCCCGCCGCGATGACCTTGCGCAGGTCGGCGCGCTTGGTCGAGCCGTTCGCCCGCTCGACCATCTGCTTGTAGAGGTAGACCGCGAGGTAGGAGTTCTCGGCCTCCTGGTTGACGTAGGGCTCGTTCGGGAATTTCGCCTTCCACTTGGCCAGGAAAGCCTTGCTCGACGGGCTGTCGACCTCCTCGATGTAGTTCGTGGTCACGTACATGTTGGCGAGGCTCGGCGGCTGGAAGCGCTTGTGCTCGTAGCCCTGGCCGATATTGACCGAGGAGCCCATCGGCACCTTCAGGTTCGCGGCCGCCGCCTGCTCGTAGTAGGAGGCCTGCGCGGTGCCGACGAGCAGCGTCATCAGGATGTCGGGCTTGGCCTTCTGGATGTTCTGGATCGTCTGCGAGAACTGCGACACGCCGAGGGGGATGAACTCCTCCCCGACCATCTCGCCGCCGTTCTCCTTGACGATGTTGCGCACCCACTCGGCCGAGATCTGACCGAAATTGTAGTCGGCCGCGATCGTGTAGACCCGCTTGCCGAACTTCTCCATCATCCACGGGATCAGCGTCGAGAATTGCTGCTCCGGCACCGCGCCGGTGACGATCATGTGGCCGTCGCAGACGCCGCCCTCGTACTGGTTGTTGTAGAAAGCGAAGCCGTCGAGCTGGTCGACGATCGGCCGGTAGGCCTCGCGGGACGCGCTGGAGAAGCCCGCGAAGACGGCGTTGACCTTGTCGCGCTGGAGCACCCGGCGCATGAATTCCTGATAGCGCGTGTTGTCGGACTGCGTGTCGTAGATCACGAGTTCCAGCTTGCGCCCGGCGATACCGCCCGCGGCGTTGATCTCGTCCGCGGCGAGCTGGATGCCGTGGACCTTGCCGATGGTGGCGACGGCGAAGTCGCCGGACTGGTCCTCGAGGACGCCGAGCTTGATCGGGTCTGCGGCGCGGGCCGCGGGGGCGGCCAGGGATGCGCCCGCGAGCAGGGCGGCCGCGAGGGCGGGCAGTCGGGATCCGCGGGGCGTTCTCGGCATCATGGCGTCCTCGTCTTCGGGATGGCGACAGAGCTTCAGGATCGGGCGTGCCGCGGCGACGCGGCCGGCGCCGCGACGGACGGACGGGCGCGCACGAGCGCCTCGCAGTAGGCTTCGAGGGGCTGGCGGGCGCGCATGGCGTCGCGGCGGAGAGTCTCGTAGGCCGCGTCGTCGTCGACGCCGTGCTCCTGCATCAGCCGGAGGATCGCCTTGACGACGTGGCGCCGGCCGCGGCGCCGCTCCTCGTGGCGGGCCAGGCGCTCCTCGAGCAGGCGGCGCCGGTTGTGCTCGTTCACCGCGAGGAACAGGGCCGCGTAGACCGAGGCGCCGTGGATCGGCTTGCGCAGGAGGCCGGTGGCGCCGAGCTGGAGCAGCCCCTTGAGGCGGCTCGGCGCCTCGACGCCCACCAGCCCGACCACCGGGACCGGCGGCAGGTCGGGGACGGCGCTCGCCGCGAGGCCCGGCAGCGGCAGGTCGCCGTCGACGATGACGATGTGGTGCTCGGGATCGAGGATCTCGAAATCGAGCCACGGCGCCTCGCCGGCCGGGACGACCGAGGCCACGGTGAGCCCGAGCTTCATCAGGGTGCCCGCCAGGACGTCCGTGGCGGTGCTCGGCGGGGCGATCAGCAGGGCCTGCGCGCCGCTGAAATTCTGGATCAGCCGGGGCGTCGTCATGGCACCACCCGCAGGCGCGGGCGCCGGCTCACCGGCACGACGCGCGGATCGCTGCGCACGAGGTAGGGGTCCGGCGCGACCGGCTCCTCGGCCTCCGCCACGATGGTGAAGCGGGCCGCCGCCGTCGAGAGGCCGATCCGGGGCGTCAGGCAGGCATGGAGCGTCGTCTCGTCGAGGCGCACCGGCCCCTGGGGCGCCTCGAACCCGTCCGCGCAGGCCGCCCGGCGCACCGTCGCGGCGTCCTCGGTCCCGGCCCGCACCAGCGCCCGCGCCAGGAGATGCACCGCGATGTACGAGGATTCGGCATCCGCCGAGGGGGTCGGCCCGTCGGGGAAGCGCGCCGCGTAGGCCGCCATGAAGGCGCGGTTGCGGGGCGTGTCGATCGACGTGAAGTAGACGCTGGACGACAGGTGGCCGTCGACCGCCTCCGGTCCGATCGCCTCGAGTTCCGGCTCGGCGAGGCTGCAGCTCGCCACCGGCATGGTCTGCGCCTGGTCGATGCCGCGCGCCGCGCAGGCGCTCCGGAAGTCGCGGAAGAACCGGTACGCCGAGATCCCGATCAGCGTGTTGAAGACGAAGTCCGGCCTCGCGGCCAGGATCGCCTCGATCACCTGAGCGAAGGCGGTCTCGCCCACCGCGAGGTAGCGCTCGCCCGCGACCCCGCCGCCGGCGAGCGCCAGCGTCTCGCGCAGGATGCGGTTGTTCTCCCAGGCCCAGATGTAGTTGGAGCCGACGCAGAAGGCCGTGCGGCCGCCGCGGGCGAGCAGGTGCCGCACCAGCGGGACGATGTGCTGATTCGGCGCCGCACCGGTGTAGACCACGTTCGCCGAGGTCTCGAAGCCTTCGTAGTGCGATGGGTACCAGAGCAGGGCATCCCGCTTCTCGAAGATCGGAATGATCTCCTTGCGGCTCGACGAAGTGTAGCAGCCAACGACGTGACGGATCCCCGCGTCGAGGAGCTGCTCGGCCCCGGCGACGTAGCCCGCGAGGGCGCCGTGCGGATCGCAGATCACCGGCTCGAGGACGCAGTCGCCCCGCACGTTCACCTCCTCGACCGCGAGGCGCGCGCCGTTCAGCATCGCCCGCCCGACGAGACCGTAGGGTCCGTCCGCGGAGAACAGGATGCCGACGCGGTGATGGCTGAGGCCCATGCAATCCTTCAGAACGCAAAAAGCCCGCCAGTGCGGAGCACTGCGGGCGGCATCGCCGAGAAAGATATAGACGTATTGGCGCGAAACTGGGCAGCTTTGCCCCGCGCCTGAAAACTAGGCTCCTCGGTAATGGCCCCTGTGTCAAGTCCCGCGCAGTCTTTTCAGAACCGGCGTCTTGATGATTGCTTCCCGGATCCCCCGCCGCGGTCGGCGCGATGGCGCCTCACCGACGCCGCGGCGCAGGGCGCGACGCCAATGACGGCCGCCAACCCGCGAGCGGCGGACCGACGTCCGCCACGTCGGCAGGACCGATTATTCCACTTCAAGGAATGATGAACTGCGCAGAACGCGTATTCTGCCAAGCCGGACGCGGCGGCATTCTCCGGACACGGCCCGGGGCGATCCCGGCTTCCTACGGAGATCCACGGTCATGAAGCTCTACCACCATCCCCTCTCGGGCCACGCGCACCGGGCGCGCCTGTTCCTGTCCCTGGTCGACGCCCCGCACGAGCTGATCGAGGTCGACCTGAAGGCAGGCGGGCACAAGACGCCGGCCTTCCTCGCCATGAACCCGTTCGGTCAGGTGCCGGTGCTCGACGACGACGGCGTGATCGTCTCCGATTCCAACGCCATCCTCGTGTACGTGGCGAAGCGGCTCGGCCGGTCCGACTGGCTGCCCGAGGATCCGCGCGCCGCGGCGGCGGTCCAGCGCTGGCTCTCGGTCGCGGCGGGCGAACTCGCCTACGGCCCGGCGGCCGCGCGCCTGATCACGGTCTTCGGCGCCAAGTTCCTTCCGGAGGAGGTGATCGCCCGGGCACACACGCTCCTGGGGCGGCTCGAGGCGCATCTCGACGGCCGGGACTGGCTCGCGGCCGCGCGGCCGACCATCGCGGACGTGGCGGTCTACAGCTACCTCGCCCGCGCCCCGGAGGGGAACGTCGACCTGTCGGGCTACCCGCGGGTCGGGGCCTTCCTGCGCCGGGTCGAGGGCCTGCCGGGCTTCGTCCCCTTCGCCGAGACCCCCGCGGGCCTCACGGCCGCGGCGTGACCGGAAGCCCCCGGGCGCGTCCGCGCCCGGGGCGGATTCCCGTGGAGGGCGCGGCGATGGCCGAGAGTCAGATTTTTGCGACGCTGCCGACATGGCATGCCGGCGAGACGTCCATCCAGGAGACGGTCGGCGCCGCCGACCGGATGGCGGTGATCGGCCAGAGGGTGGTGCGGGACTTCATGCCCGACCAGCACCGCGCCTTCTTCGCGCAGATCCCGTTCGTCGTGCTGGGCAGCGTCGACCGGCAGGGCGACGCCTGGGCCACGCTCCTGGCCGGCGGCCCCGGCTTCATCACGTCGCCCTCGGCCACGACCCTCGACATCGCCGCGCGGCCGGACCCGGCCGACCCCGCGTCCGAGGGCACGGGCGACGGCGACGCCATCGGCCTCCTGGGGATCGCGCTGGACAACCGCCGCCGCAACCGCGTCAACGGTCTCGTCCGCTCCACGGCCGGCGGGGGCCTGCACTTCGACGTCGACCAGAGCTTCGGAAACTGCCCGCAATACATCCAGCTGCGCGACCTGAGCTTCGTGGATGGGCCGGGCGCCCCCGCCCCGGACCCCGCCGAGGAGAGCGCTGCGCTCGACGCGGCGGCGCGCGGCCTGATCGCGGCGGCCGACACGTTCTTCGTGGCCTCCTACGCCGACCGCGAGGGCCGGCGGCAGGTCGATGTCTCGCATCGCGGCGGCAAGGCGGGCTTCGTCCGCGTCGCCGCGGACGGCACGCTGACCATCCCCGACTTCGCCGGCAACCTGTTCTTCGCCACCCTCGGGAACATCCTCCTGAACGGCAGGGCCGGCCTGGTCTTCACCGATTTCGAGACGGGCGATCTCCTGCAGCTGACCGGCGACGCCGCGGTGATCCTGGACTCGCCCGAGATCGCAGCCTTCCAGGGCGCCGAGCGGCTCTGGACCTTCCGGCCGCGCCGGGTGATCCGCCGGCGCGGCGCCCTTCCGCTGCGCTGGTCGTTCCGGGCGGATGGCTGGTCGCCGAACGCGCTGATGACCGGCGACTGGGCGGAGGCCGCCGACCGCGTCCGGGCGGCCGGGCGCGCGGCGCAGTGGCGGCCGTTCCGTGTGGCCGAGATCGTCGACGAGAGCCGCACCATCCGGTCCTTCCACCTGATCCCGGACGACGGGGCCGGGCGGCTCCCGCACCGCGCGGGCCAGCATCTCCCGATCCGCGTGACGGTGCCCGGGGCGGAGGCGCCGGTGATCCGGACCTACACGCTCTCGGTCGCGCCCTCGGACCCGACCTACCGGATCAGCGTGAAGCGCGACGGCGCCGTCTCGCAGCACCTCCACGACCGCGTCCGGGTCGGGGACATCGTCGAGGCGCGCGCGCCCGGCGGCGGCTTCACCCTCGACGCGGGCGCGGCGCGCCCCGCGGTGCTGCTCGCCGGCGGCATCGGGATCACCCCCCTCCTCGCGATGCTCCGCCACGTGGTCTACGAGGGCCTGCGCACCCGCAGGATCCGGCCGACCACGCTCGTCTACGCCGCCCGCACGCGGGCCGAGCGCGCCTTCGACCGGGAGCTGTCCGAACTCGCCGCGGCGGCGCAGGGGGCCGTCCGGATCGTGCGCGTCCTGAGCGACGTGTCCGATGCCCGGCCCGGCGCCGATTACGAGGCCGCGGGCCGGATCGACATGGCGCTGCTCACGCGGTTCCTCGCCTTCGCGGACTACGATTTCTACCTGTGCGGGCCGTCGGCCTTCACCCAGGCGCTCTATGACGGGCTGCGCGGCTACAACGTGGCGGACGACCGGATCCACGCGGAGGCGTTCGGCCCCTCGGGGCTGGTCCGCGATTCGGGCGCGGCGGCCCCACCGCGCCCGCCGGCCTCCACCGTGACGGTGCCCGTCGCCTTCCTCGACACCGGCAAGGAGGCGCGCTGGACGCCGGATTCGGGCAGCCTCCTCGACCTCGCCGAGGCCCGCGGCCTCGCGCCGGAGTTCAGCTGCCGCGAGGGCAGCTGCGGGACCTGCCGGACCAAGCTGCTCGCCGGCGCGGTGACCTATCTCAGGGAGCCGAGCGCCGCCGTGGCGGAGGACGAGGTGCTGATCTGCTCAGCGGTGCCCGCGGAGGGCACGGACCGGGTGCAGCTGGCACTCTGACGCGCGAGACGGCGCGGCCCGCGCCGTTTTCCACCTTCCGCGACCGGCGGCGGCGGATCATTCTGCGCCGCGCCGATACCGGAGCCGGGCTGAACCTTCACCCCGAGAACAAGGAGTCCACCATGTCCCGTCCGCCGCTGCCGCCCTTCGACGAACAGAGCGCGATCACGAAGGTCCGCCTCGCAGAGGATGGCTGGAACGGCCGCGACCCGGCCAAGGTCGCCCTCGCCTACACGACCGATACCCGCTGGCGGAACCGCGCCGAGTTCCTGAACGGACGGCAGGAGGTGGAGGCGTTCCTGACCCGCAAGTGGAACCGGGAGCTCGATTACCGCCTGATCAAGGAGCTCTGGGCCTTCACCGGCAACCGGATCGCCGTGCGCTACGCCTACGAGTACCACGACGACAGCGGCCACTGGTTCCGGGCCTACGGCAACGAGAACTGGGAGTTCGCCGAGGACGGGCTGATGCGCTATCGGCACAGCAGCATCAACGAATTGCCGATCGCGGAATCAGACCGCAAGTTTCACTGGCCCCTCGGGCGCCGACCGGACGATCATCCGGGCCTGAGCCATTTCGGCTTCTGACCGCTCGGCCGTCGCGCCGGCATGACAGGCCGGGCCGGGCGTGAGCGCCGCGACCCGGCCGCGAAAACCCGGAGCGAGGCCATGGATCGGTGGCAGGCCATGCGCATCTTCGCCAAGGTCGCCGAGACGGCGAGCTTCGCGCAGACCGCCCGCCTCCTGCACATGAGCCCGCCGGCCGTGACGCGCGCCGTGGCCGCGCTCGAGGAAACCATCGGCGCCCGCCTCCTGATCCGGACGACGCGCTCCGTGAAGCTCACGGAGGCGGGCAGCCGGTACTACGAGGATTGCCGGCGGATCCTGACCGACATCGCCGAGGCGGAGTCGGCGGCGGCCGGTTCCAACGCGACGCCCTCGGGCACACTCGCGGTGACGGCCTCGGTCATGTTCGGGCGGATGCACGTGCTCCCGATCGTCACCGACTACCTCGACACCTACCCGACCATGGCGGCGCGGACCCTCTTCGTCGACCGGCCGGTCAGCATCGTCGAGGAGGGGATCGACGTCGCGATCCGCATCGGTCACCTGACCGATTCCGGGTTCACGGCCGCCCGGGTCGGATCGGTGCGCCACGTCATCTGCGGCGCCCCGGACTACTTCGCGCGGCACGGCGTGCCCACGACGCCGGCGGATCTGAAGCGGCACCGGATCGCCGTCTCCACCGGCGCCTTCGCGTCGCCGGAATGGCGGTTCGGCCGGAACGAGCGGGTGATCGTCCACCCGACCCTGCAGGGCAACACCAACGAGGTCTCGATCGGCGCCGCCCGGTCGGGCTGGGGGCTGGCGCGCGTCCTGAACTACCAGATCGCTCCGGACCTGCGGGACGGCCGCCTGCAGATCGTGCTCGCCGACTACGAGGAGTCACCGCTGCCCGTCCACGTGCTGTACCCGGAGGGCCGGCACGCGCCCGCGAAGGTGCGGACCTTCGTCGACTTGGCGGTGTCGCGTCTGCGCGCCAACCGGACGCTGAACTGAGAGCGGGCCGAGCCTGCGACGGTCGCATCGGTCGCATCGGTCGCATTGGTCGCAGCAGCGAAAAGGATGGTTCAGTCTTAAGTTAGTTTTTCAGGATCTCCCGCATCTTCCGCGGGCAATGGGGGCCCCCTACGTGACGAAACCCGAGCGCGCGACCGCGCGCGGCCGCGCTTCAGCGGCCGCCCGCCCGGATGTCGATGCCGCGACGCGCCCGGACCATCGGCACGCGGCGCGCGCGCCGCGCCCGGCGGCGATCTGAGAGGAGACAGGCGCATGGATCAGTGGACCCGCCTGGACCCCGTCTACGATTCCGAGGCGGCCGCGCGCGCGATCGCCGCGGCGGCGCCCGCGCGCGCGGACGCCCAGGATCACGACCACGGCTTCCCGCAGGACGACGTCGCCGATCTCGCCCGCCTGGGGCTGCTCGCCGCGCCCGTCCCGGTGGATCACGGCGGCGCCGGCCTCGGGACGGAGCCGGGCGCCGGTGCCCTGGCGGAGGTCCTGCGGCTGGTCGGCTACGGGAGCCTCGCCCTCGGCCGGCTCTACGAGGGGCACGTCAACGCCCTCCAGCTCATCGCCCGGTACGGCTCGCCCGCCCAGCGCGTTCGCCTGTTCGCGGACGCGCGCGCCGGCCATCTGTTCGGTGTCTGGAACACCGGGCCGGGCGAAGGCGGCCTGCGGATCGAGGCCTCGGACGCCGACGGCCATCTCCGCGGCGTGAAGACCTTCGCGTCGGGCGCCGGCTTCGTCACCCGCGCCCTCGTCACCGCGGGGCATCCGGGACAGGCCGGCACGGCGATGATGGTGGTGCCGCTCGAGGCCGGCACGCGGGCCGACCTCGCCGCCTGGCGGGCGCAGGGCATGCGCGCCTCGGCGACCGGCACCGTCGACTTCACCGGAATCGCGTTTGACGGCGATCACATCGTGGGCGCGCCCGACGACTACTTCCGGCAGCCTGCCTTCTCGGGCGGTGCGTGGCGCTTCGCGGCGGTGCAGCTCGGCGGCATCGAGGCGGTGTTCGATGCCTGGCGCGGCCATCTGGACCGCCTCGGCCGCGGCGGCGATCCGCACCAGCTGGCGCGCCTCGGCGAGGGTGCGATCGCGGTCGAGGGTGCGCGGCTCTGGGTCGAGCGCGGGGCGCAAGTCGCGTCGGACGCCGCCATGTCGCCGGAGCGCGTCGTCGCC from Methylobacterium sp. NMS14P includes:
- a CDS encoding ABC transporter permease subunit translates to MDLLTHAFTFLYQIGDAFSFLVLSACGLAVVFGMMGVINLAHGELIMCGAYVTAATTRAGLPLPLGILAGALAAGAVGMVMERLVIRHLYGRPLDTIVATWGISLAATQGTLILLGSSMPGIGTPLGSFTVGGYSYSTYRVVLMVAAVAVLAGLYLAFNATRFGTLARATIQVPHMAEALGVDTRTVYALTFGLGAALAGLAGGLYAPTMTIVPTMGTTFIMEAFVTVVVGGADIFLGTAPAALVLGTVRALLTTWQGQLFGQIGLLVAVILVIRVLPRGISGLILRERA
- a CDS encoding urea ABC transporter substrate-binding protein encodes the protein MMPRTPRGSRLPALAAALLAGASLAAPAARAADPIKLGVLEDQSGDFAVATIGKVHGIQLAADEINAAGGIAGRKLELVIYDTQSDNTRYQEFMRRVLQRDKVNAVFAGFSSASREAYRPIVDQLDGFAFYNNQYEGGVCDGHMIVTGAVPEQQFSTLIPWMMEKFGKRVYTIAADYNFGQISAEWVRNIVKENGGEMVGEEFIPLGVSQFSQTIQNIQKAKPDILMTLLVGTAQASYYEQAAAANLKVPMGSSVNIGQGYEHKRFQPPSLANMYVTTNYIEEVDSPSSKAFLAKWKAKFPNEPYVNQEAENSYLAVYLYKQMVERANGSTKRADLRKVIAAGDVCVDAPEGKVCIDPKSQHASHTIYLAKVDEKHAISFPKTWDGIQPYWLGKAGCDLTKKDPMAQYTPSNPPKP
- a CDS encoding ANTAR domain-containing response regulator; the protein is MTTPRLIQNFSGAQALLIAPPSTATDVLAGTLMKLGLTVASVVPAGEAPWLDFEILDPEHHIVIVDGDLPLPGLAASAVPDLPPVPVVGLVGVEAPSRLKGLLQLGATGLLRKPIHGASVYAALFLAVNEHNRRRLLEERLARHEERRRGRRHVVKAILRLMQEHGVDDDAAYETLRRDAMRARQPLEAYCEALVRARPSVAAPAASPRHARS
- a CDS encoding transporter substrate-binding domain-containing protein, which translates into the protein MGLSHHRVGILFSADGPYGLVGRAMLNGARLAVEEVNVRGDCVLEPVICDPHGALAGYVAGAEQLLDAGIRHVVGCYTSSSRKEIIPIFEKRDALLWYPSHYEGFETSANVVYTGAAPNQHIVPLVRHLLARGGRTAFCVGSNYIWAWENNRILRETLALAGGGVAGERYLAVGETAFAQVIEAILAARPDFVFNTLIGISAYRFFRDFRSACAARGIDQAQTMPVASCSLAEPELEAIGPEAVDGHLSSSVYFTSIDTPRNRAFMAAYAARFPDGPTPSADAESSYIAVHLLARALVRAGTEDAATVRRAACADGFEAPQGPVRLDETTLHACLTPRIGLSTAAARFTIVAEAEEPVAPDPYLVRSDPRVVPVSRRPRLRVVP
- a CDS encoding glutathione S-transferase family protein produces the protein MKLYHHPLSGHAHRARLFLSLVDAPHELIEVDLKAGGHKTPAFLAMNPFGQVPVLDDDGVIVSDSNAILVYVAKRLGRSDWLPEDPRAAAAVQRWLSVAAGELAYGPAAARLITVFGAKFLPEEVIARAHTLLGRLEAHLDGRDWLAAARPTIADVAVYSYLARAPEGNVDLSGYPRVGAFLRRVEGLPGFVPFAETPAGLTAAA
- a CDS encoding 2Fe-2S iron-sulfur cluster-binding protein; translated protein: MAESQIFATLPTWHAGETSIQETVGAADRMAVIGQRVVRDFMPDQHRAFFAQIPFVVLGSVDRQGDAWATLLAGGPGFITSPSATTLDIAARPDPADPASEGTGDGDAIGLLGIALDNRRRNRVNGLVRSTAGGGLHFDVDQSFGNCPQYIQLRDLSFVDGPGAPAPDPAEESAALDAAARGLIAAADTFFVASYADREGRRQVDVSHRGGKAGFVRVAADGTLTIPDFAGNLFFATLGNILLNGRAGLVFTDFETGDLLQLTGDAAVILDSPEIAAFQGAERLWTFRPRRVIRRRGALPLRWSFRADGWSPNALMTGDWAEAADRVRAAGRAAQWRPFRVAEIVDESRTIRSFHLIPDDGAGRLPHRAGQHLPIRVTVPGAEAPVIRTYTLSVAPSDPTYRISVKRDGAVSQHLHDRVRVGDIVEARAPGGGFTLDAGAARPAVLLAGGIGITPLLAMLRHVVYEGLRTRRIRPTTLVYAARTRAERAFDRELSELAAAAQGAVRIVRVLSDVSDARPGADYEAAGRIDMALLTRFLAFADYDFYLCGPSAFTQALYDGLRGYNVADDRIHAEAFGPSGLVRDSGAAAPPRPPASTVTVPVAFLDTGKEARWTPDSGSLLDLAEARGLAPEFSCREGSCGTCRTKLLAGAVTYLREPSAAVAEDEVLICSAVPAEGTDRVQLAL
- a CDS encoding nuclear transport factor 2 family protein — encoded protein: MSRPPLPPFDEQSAITKVRLAEDGWNGRDPAKVALAYTTDTRWRNRAEFLNGRQEVEAFLTRKWNRELDYRLIKELWAFTGNRIAVRYAYEYHDDSGHWFRAYGNENWEFAEDGLMRYRHSSINELPIAESDRKFHWPLGRRPDDHPGLSHFGF
- a CDS encoding LysR family transcriptional regulator; this encodes MDRWQAMRIFAKVAETASFAQTARLLHMSPPAVTRAVAALEETIGARLLIRTTRSVKLTEAGSRYYEDCRRILTDIAEAESAAAGSNATPSGTLAVTASVMFGRMHVLPIVTDYLDTYPTMAARTLFVDRPVSIVEEGIDVAIRIGHLTDSGFTAARVGSVRHVICGAPDYFARHGVPTTPADLKRHRIAVSTGAFASPEWRFGRNERVIVHPTLQGNTNEVSIGAARSGWGLARVLNYQIAPDLRDGRLQIVLADYEESPLPVHVLYPEGRHAPAKVRTFVDLAVSRLRANRTLN
- a CDS encoding acyl-CoA dehydrogenase family protein, with amino-acid sequence MDQWTRLDPVYDSEAAARAIAAAAPARADAQDHDHGFPQDDVADLARLGLLAAPVPVDHGGAGLGTEPGAGALAEVLRLVGYGSLALGRLYEGHVNALQLIARYGSPAQRVRLFADARAGHLFGVWNTGPGEGGLRIEASDADGHLRGVKTFASGAGFVTRALVTAGHPGQAGTAMMVVPLEAGTRADLAAWRAQGMRASATGTVDFTGIAFDGDHIVGAPDDYFRQPAFSGGAWRFAAVQLGGIEAVFDAWRGHLDRLGRGGDPHQLARLGEGAIAVEGARLWVERGAQVASDAAMSPERVVAYINLVRLAVERAGLDVLQLAQRSVGLQGFLRGHPLERLSRDLATYLRQPGPDNALTSAASEILRTGGLAGDLWTENAA